The nucleotide window TCGTACGCAGTCTTTGACAAGTCCGCGCTCATGGCTATCTGGTTCCCCAGGTGTAGGTCTGCTTCCGGAGCTTGAGGTAGACGAAGCTCTCGGTGGACCGCACGCCGGGCAGCGCGCGGATCCGCTTGTTGATCGTCTCCAGGAGGTGGTCGTCGTCCTCGCAGACGATCTCGATCAGCAGGTCGAAGGAGCCGGCCGTCATGACGACGTACTCCACCTCTCCCATCTCGGCCAGCGCGTCGGCGACCGGTTCGAGGTCGCCCTCGACGTTGATGCCGACCATCGCCTGGCGCCGGAACCCCACGGTGAGCGGGTCGGTGACGGCGACGATCTGCATGACGCCCTGGTCGAGAAGTTTCTGGACACGCTGCCGTACGGCCGCCTCGGACAGGCCGACGGCCTTGCCGATTGCGGCGTAGGGCCGGCGTCCGTCCTCCTGCAACTGCTCGATGATCGCCTTGGAGACGGAGTCGATCACCGGAGCGCCGTTGCGGTCCTTCGGGTCAGGTGTACGAGTGGCCACGACCCCACTCTGCATGAGAGGTCGTCTTTCCCGCAACCCAGAATCGATGAAATCCGTTGTTGATCGCTCAAAATTTTACTGATTCCATTGCGAGCGGCGTGTGGGTATGTCGAAACCGCCCGTCCTCCCGTTAGGGTGGGAGGTGTCTCGACGTACGGACACCAGGTCGTACGGACATCAGGTCCACCGAACCGGCACAGCACCAGACAGGAGAAGGCAGTGAGCGAACTCCGTACCCTGCGCAACTACATCGACGGGGAGTTCCGCGACGCCGCCGACGGCCGCACCACCGACATCGTCAACCCGGCCACCGGTGAGGTGTACGCGACCGCGCCGCTGTCCGCCGCCGCGGACGTCGACGCGGCCATGGCCGCCGCCGCTGCCGCCTTCCCGGCCTGGCGGGACACCACTCCGGCCGAGCGGCAGCGGGCGCTGCTGAGGATCGCCGACGCGATCGAGGCGCGCGCCGAGGAGCTGATCGCCGCGGAGAGCGAGAACACCGGCAAGCCGATCGGTCTGACCCGGACCGAGGAGATCCCGCCGATGGTCGACCAGATCCGGTTCTTCGCCGGGGCCGCGCGGCTGCTGGAGGGGCGCTCGGCCGGCGAGTACATGGAGGGGATGACCTCCATCGTGCGCCGGGAGCCGGTCGGGGTGTGCGCCCAGGTGGCGCCGTGGAACTACCCGATGATGATGGCGGTGTGGAAGTTCGCCCCGGCGATCGCCGCGGGCAACACGGTGGTGCTCAAGCCCTCCGACACCACCCCGGCCTCCACCGTGCTGCTCGCCGAGATCCTCGGCGGCATCCTGCCCAAGGGCGTCTTCAACGTGATCTGCGGCGACCGGGAGACCGGCCGGCTGATGGTGGAGCACCCGACCCCGGCGATGGCCTCCATCACCGGTTCGGTCCGGGCCGGCGTCCAGGTGGCCGGCAGCGCCGCCAAGGACGTCAAGCGGGTCCACCTCGAACTCGGCGGCAAGGCCCCGGTCGTGGTCTTCGAGGACGTCGACATCCACAAGGCGGTGGAGGACATCGCGCTGGCCGGCTTCTTCAACGCCGGCCAGGACTGCACCGCCGCCACCCGCGTGCTGGTCCACGAGTCCGTCCACGACGAGTTCGTCACCGCGCTGACCAAGGCCGCCGCCGAGACGAAGACCGGTCTGCCGGACGACGACGACGTGCTCTACGGCCCGCTCAACAACGCCAACCAGCTCGCCCAGGTCACCGGGTTCATCGAGCGGCTGCCGGAGCACGCCAGGGTGGAGACCGGCGGCGCGCGCGTCGGCGACAAGGGGTACTTCTTCGCCCCGACCGTCGTGACCGGGCTGCGCCAGGACGACGAGATCGTCCAGAACGAGGTCTTCGGCCCGGTGATCACCGTGCAGAAGTTCACCGACGAGGAGCAGGCCGTCGAGTACGCCAACGGCGTGGAGTACGCGCTGGCCTCCTCGGTGTGGACCAAGGACCACGCCCGTGCCATGCGGATGTCGAAGAAGCTCGACTTCGGCTGCGTGTGGATCAACACCCACATCCCGCTGGTCGCCGAGATGCCGCACGGCGGCTTCAAGAAGTCCGGCTACGGCAAGGACCTGTCGGCCTACGGCTTCGAGGACTACACGCGCGTCAAGCACGTGATGACCTCGCTGGACGGCTGACCGGACCCGGACCGGGACGGCCGCCGCGACCAGGTGTCGCGGCGGCCGTCGTCCGTTCCAACGGCCCCGCGCCGCAGGGCCGTTGACCGGCGCGGGGTCAGCTGCGGGCGGCGGTGTACGCGTCGATCTCGGCGGCCAGCCGGGACTTGCCCGCCTCGTCGAGGAAGGACGCGGTCACCGCGTTCTTCGCCAGGGCGGCCACCCCGGCCGCGTCGAGGCCGAGCAGCCGGGCGGTCACCGCGTACTCGGTGTTGAGGTCGGTGCCGAACATCGGCGGGTCGTCGCTGTTGACGGTGACCAGCACCCCGGCCGCCACCATCTCCTTGACGGGGTGCTCGTCCAGGGTGGCCACCGCGCGGGTGGCGATGTTGGAGGTGGGGCAGACCTCCAGCGGGATGCGGTGCTCGGCGAGGTGGGCCAGGAGCCGCGGGTCCTGGACGGCGCTGGTGCCGTGGCCGATGCGTTCGGCGCCCAGCTCGGTCAGCGCGTCCCAGATGGTCTGCGGCCCGGTGGTCTCGCCGGCGTGCGGCACGCTGTGCAGCCCGGCCGCCCGCGCCCGGTCGAAGTACGGCTTGAACTGCGGCCTGGGCACCCCGATCTCCGGGCCGCCCAGCCCGAAGGAGACCAGCCCCTCGGGTGCCTGGTCCACCGCGATGTCGCAGGTGACGGCGGCCGACTCCAGCCCGGCCTCGCCGGGGATGTCGAAGCACCAGCGCAGCACGGTGCCCAGCTCCGCCTCGGCGGCCTTGCGGGCGTCCTCGATCGCCTCCAGGAACGCCTCGGCCGGTATGCCGCGCCGCACCGAGCTGTAGGGGGTGATGGTCAGCTCCGCGTACCGGATGTTCTGCCGGGCCATGTCCCTGGCGACCTCGTAGGTCAGCAGCCGGACGTCCTCGGGGGTGCGGATGAGGTCCACCACCGACAGGTAGACCTCGATGAAGTGGGCGAAGTCGCGGAAGGTGAAGTAGTCGGCGAGGACCTCGGGGTCGGCCGGGACCTTCGAGTCCGGGTGGCGGGCGGCCAGTTCGGCAACGATGCGCGGCGAGGCCGAGCCCACGTGGTGCACGTGCAGCTCCGCCTTGGGCAGCCCGGCGATGAACGCCGCCAGATCCTGGTCGCCGGCCGGTACGGAACTGGTGGTCATCGGTCCTCCACATGTCGTCGGTCGGCTCATGGTAGACGCCGGGAACGACACGGCGGGCCCGGGCGGTTCACGCCCGCCCGGGCCCGCGTCCGGTGACCGGGGTCAGCCGATGTCGAGCGCGGTGTCGTCGATCAGGAAGTCGGTGGCGAGCGAGGAGTCCTCGGTGCCGGTGAACTTCAGGGTCACCGTCTGCCCCGCGAACGAGGACAGGTCGAAGGACTTCTGCACGTAGCCGGTGTTGGCATTGGCGTTGGAGTAGGTCGCCAGGGTGGTGGAGCCGGCCTGGACGGTCAGCTTGTCGTAGGCGGTGGTGCCCGACTCCTGGGTGTCGATGTGCAGCCAGAAGCTGAAGGTGGCCTTGCAGCCGGCCGGGATGGTCACCGTCTGGGACAGGGTGTCGGTGTGGGTGGTGCCGTAGCCGTCCAGCCACGCCTTCCACGAGCCGGAGTGGGCCGGCTCACTGCTGCTGTTGTCGATCACGCCGGAGGAGGCGCTCCACGGCGCGGCGCTGCCGGTCTCGAAGCCGGGGTTGCCCAGCAGCTGCGAGGCGGTGCAGCCGCCGCCGGAGGAGCTGGTGACGGTCCAGGTGAAGGTGGTCGAGCCGGTGGCGCCGGTGGTGTCCTTGGCGGTCACGGTCACCGTCGAGCTGCCGGCGGTGGTCGGGGTGCCGCTGATCAGACCGGTCGAGGAGTTGATCGACAGCCCGGCCGGCAGACCGGTGGCGCTGTAGGTCAGGGTCTGGCCGGAGGCCGAGTCGCTCGCCTTGATCTGGAGCGAGGCGGCGGTGTTCACCACGGTGGACTGGTTGCCCGGGTTGGTCACCGTCACCGTGTTGCCGGTGCTGGAGCCGGAGGTGAAGGCGGCGGTGCCGTTGGGGGTGCCCAGACCCGTGGGACCGTCGTAGCCGGGGCCCGCGGTGCACAGGTACGACGGCGAGCACGAGCCGTTGCTGCCCGAGGTCACGTCGTTGAGCGCGGAGGTGTGGGCGTACGGGTACGAGGCCGGGTAGCTGTTCGCGGCCGGGGTGCCGGCCAGCGCGTAGACCGAGGCGATGATCGGCGAGGAGGCGCTGGTGCCGCCGTAGACGTTCCAGCCGGAGCCGCCGTAGGTCTGGTAGACGGCCACGCCGGTGGCCGGGTCGGCGACCGCGGAGACGTCGGAGATGGTGCGCTTGGCGCAGCCGGTGTCCTTCTGCCAGGACGGCTTGGGGTCGTAGGCGGAGCAGCCGGAGCCGGTGCCCTCGGTGCTGGAGGTGTTCCAGACCGACTCGCTCCAGCCGCGGGAGTTGCTCGCCCGGGTCAGCGCGGTGCCGCCGACCGAGGTGACGTACTGCGAGGCGGCCGGGTACTCGGCCCCGTAGGCGCTGTCACCGGCGCTGACGGTGATGGCCACGCCGGGGTGGTTGAAGTACTGGCTGTCGGCGGTCAGGTCGGAGGAGTCCTCCGCGCCGCCGTAGCTGTTGGAGACGTACTTGGCGCCCTGCGCGACCGCCTGGTTGACGGCGGTGCCCAGGTCGCTCATGTTGGCGCTGTTCGCCTCGACCAGCAGGATGTGGCACTGCGGGCAGGTGGCGCTGACCATGTCGACGTCGAGCGATATCTCGCCGGCCCAACCGGAGTCCGCGGTCGGGTAGTTGGTGCCGCCGTTCTGGTCGATCTTCTTGAAGCAGCCGTTGGCGGTGGTGCAGGCCGGCAGGCCGTACTGCGAACGGTAAGTGGCCAGGTCCGACTCGGCGTTGGGGTCGTCCTGGGCGTCCACGATGGCCACCGTGGCGCCGGCGCCGGCGGAGGAGGGCAGGTTGTAGGCGCTCTGCAGGTCGGAGGGGCCGTAGCCGGAGGGGGCCGCGTTGGGCGCCAGCGACATGTGCTGCACCAGGTCGGTGCGGGCCTCGGCGAGGCACGCCATCTTGCCCGGCTCGGTGGGCTGCGCGCACAGGTGGCGGGTGTGCACCGTGGAGGCGGTGGCGGCGGCCGGGTGCGCGGGGGCGGCACCGGCCGGGGCGGCGGCCATCAGACCGCCGGTGACCAGCGCCGCGGCCGACAGCAGGGCGGTGGCGGCGGATTTCGCCACACGTCTGCCGGAGTCTCTTTTCGAACGCAATGAACTGCCCTCCAGTGGGGGACGCGCAGGGCAGGGTAGTCCTGCGCATGACAACACGAGGGTGGTGCTGTGCCGCCGACGGATACGACGGACGGGCCGTTGGCGCGCCGCACCGCGACGGAAGGTGCGCACGTCGCGGCCGCGCGGCGACCACGGCGGGGCCGACGGGCCGGTCACGGCTTGCTGGAACGGGTAGCGGGCGGTACGGGTACGGAGTGGTACGGGTACGGCGGTACGGGGTGGTGCGCTGAGCGGCGGGACGCGTCGCGCTGCGTCGGGTGACGCCTCCCTGGCTGCCACCCCGTGCAGTGGTGGCTACCGGCCCCGAAAGTAGCGAAGACGCCACCCAGTGACAACCAGGAAAGTGCAAATCCTTTGCTCTGCCTTCATGGCCAGGGCGTATACGGTGTCCTGCCATGGAGCCGCAGGAAGAGTCAGTCGGCCACCTCATGTCCTTGGGGCTGGCCAGATACGAAGCACGCGTGTACCTCGCGCTGATCAGGCGGGAGTCGTACACCGCGGCCGAGGTGGCCCGCGCCGCCGACGTACCGCGCCAGCGCATCTACGACGTGCTCGACGCCCTGGTACGCCGCCGGCTGGCGCTCCAGCACCCCGGCCGGGTGGCCACCTTCTCGGCGGTCGACCCGGAGCTGGCGCTGACCCGGCTGATGGCCCAGCAGCGCGAGGCGCTCGACCGGATGGAACGCGTCTCCACCTCGCTGGCCACCGCGCTGCTGCCGATCTGGTCCGACGGGCGCTCCCACTCCGACCCGCTGGACTACATCGAGGTGCTGCGCGACCCCAAGGCCATATCCGAGCGCTTCGCCGACATCCAGGACCAGGCCGAGCACGAACTGCTCAGCTTCAACAAACCGCCCTTCATCGCCCCCACCGAGAACACCACCGGCATGAAGGCGGTCCGCCGGCTGCGCCGCAACCACGGCATCGTCCGCGCCCTGTACACCTACGACGTGCTCGCCGACGAGGCCATGATCGAGAACGTCGAGCAGTTCGGCCGGGCCGGCGAGGAGGCCAGGTTCACCGAGAGGCTGCCGCTCAAACTGGTCGTCGCCGACGCCTCCATGTGCCTGTTCGACATGCCCGACCCGGTGGCCGGAACCGGTGCCACCACCGCGCTGTACATCGAGCACCCGGCGCTCGCCGGCTGCCTGCGGCTGGCCTTCTCCACGGTGTGGGAGCAGGCGGTGACGCAAGCGGACGCCCGCACCCGGATCGGCGTCTGACCGCCGTCGTCCCCGCCGGTCAGCCGCGCACCGCCTCCAGCGCCAGCAGCGCCACGTGCAGCGACAGACACGACTCCACCTGGTCCAGGTCGACCCCGAGCACCCGCTCCACCTTGTGCAGGCGGTCGTAGAACGACGGACGTGACATGTGCGCCGCGTCGGCCGCCGCCGACTTGTTGCGCCCGCTGGTCAGGTACACCGTCAGGATGCGGATCAGATCGGTGCCGTGCTCCGCGTCGTACGCCAGCAGCGGCCCCAACTCCCGTTCCACGTACGTCTGGAGCCGGGCGTCGTCGCGCAGCAGATGGAGCAGACCGCGCAGCCGAACGTCCGGCAGCCGGTAGTACGAGCCGGTCCGCCGGCCGGGCACCCTGGCGCGCCCCGCGGTCCCCTCCGGCAGCC belongs to Streptantibioticus cattleyicolor NRRL 8057 = DSM 46488 and includes:
- a CDS encoding Lrp/AsnC family transcriptional regulator; its protein translation is MQSGVVATRTPDPKDRNGAPVIDSVSKAIIEQLQEDGRRPYAAIGKAVGLSEAAVRQRVQKLLDQGVMQIVAVTDPLTVGFRRQAMVGINVEGDLEPVADALAEMGEVEYVVMTAGSFDLLIEIVCEDDDHLLETINKRIRALPGVRSTESFVYLKLRKQTYTWGTR
- a CDS encoding gamma-aminobutyraldehyde dehydrogenase; this encodes MSELRTLRNYIDGEFRDAADGRTTDIVNPATGEVYATAPLSAAADVDAAMAAAAAAFPAWRDTTPAERQRALLRIADAIEARAEELIAAESENTGKPIGLTRTEEIPPMVDQIRFFAGAARLLEGRSAGEYMEGMTSIVRREPVGVCAQVAPWNYPMMMAVWKFAPAIAAGNTVVLKPSDTTPASTVLLAEILGGILPKGVFNVICGDRETGRLMVEHPTPAMASITGSVRAGVQVAGSAAKDVKRVHLELGGKAPVVVFEDVDIHKAVEDIALAGFFNAGQDCTAATRVLVHESVHDEFVTALTKAAAETKTGLPDDDDVLYGPLNNANQLAQVTGFIERLPEHARVETGGARVGDKGYFFAPTVVTGLRQDDEIVQNEVFGPVITVQKFTDEEQAVEYANGVEYALASSVWTKDHARAMRMSKKLDFGCVWINTHIPLVAEMPHGGFKKSGYGKDLSAYGFEDYTRVKHVMTSLDG
- a CDS encoding adenosine deaminase, with the protein product MTTSSVPAGDQDLAAFIAGLPKAELHVHHVGSASPRIVAELAARHPDSKVPADPEVLADYFTFRDFAHFIEVYLSVVDLIRTPEDVRLLTYEVARDMARQNIRYAELTITPYSSVRRGIPAEAFLEAIEDARKAAEAELGTVLRWCFDIPGEAGLESAAVTCDIAVDQAPEGLVSFGLGGPEIGVPRPQFKPYFDRARAAGLHSVPHAGETTGPQTIWDALTELGAERIGHGTSAVQDPRLLAHLAEHRIPLEVCPTSNIATRAVATLDEHPVKEMVAAGVLVTVNSDDPPMFGTDLNTEYAVTARLLGLDAAGVAALAKNAVTASFLDEAGKSRLAAEIDAYTAARS
- a CDS encoding putative Ig domain-containing protein, coding for MAKSAATALLSAAALVTGGLMAAAPAGAAPAHPAAATASTVHTRHLCAQPTEPGKMACLAEARTDLVQHMSLAPNAAPSGYGPSDLQSAYNLPSSAGAGATVAIVDAQDDPNAESDLATYRSQYGLPACTTANGCFKKIDQNGGTNYPTADSGWAGEISLDVDMVSATCPQCHILLVEANSANMSDLGTAVNQAVAQGAKYVSNSYGGAEDSSDLTADSQYFNHPGVAITVSAGDSAYGAEYPAASQYVTSVGGTALTRASNSRGWSESVWNTSSTEGTGSGCSAYDPKPSWQKDTGCAKRTISDVSAVADPATGVAVYQTYGGSGWNVYGGTSASSPIIASVYALAGTPAANSYPASYPYAHTSALNDVTSGSNGSCSPSYLCTAGPGYDGPTGLGTPNGTAAFTSGSSTGNTVTVTNPGNQSTVVNTAASLQIKASDSASGQTLTYSATGLPAGLSINSSTGLISGTPTTAGSSTVTVTAKDTTGATGSTTFTWTVTSSSGGGCTASQLLGNPGFETGSAAPWSASSGVIDNSSSEPAHSGSWKAWLDGYGTTHTDTLSQTVTIPAGCKATFSFWLHIDTQESGTTAYDKLTVQAGSTTLATYSNANANTGYVQKSFDLSSFAGQTVTLKFTGTEDSSLATDFLIDDTALDIG
- a CDS encoding TrmB family transcriptional regulator, which codes for MEPQEESVGHLMSLGLARYEARVYLALIRRESYTAAEVARAADVPRQRIYDVLDALVRRRLALQHPGRVATFSAVDPELALTRLMAQQREALDRMERVSTSLATALLPIWSDGRSHSDPLDYIEVLRDPKAISERFADIQDQAEHELLSFNKPPFIAPTENTTGMKAVRRLRRNHGIVRALYTYDVLADEAMIENVEQFGRAGEEARFTERLPLKLVVADASMCLFDMPDPVAGTGATTALYIEHPALAGCLRLAFSTVWEQAVTQADARTRIGV